The following are encoded in a window of Miltoncostaea marina genomic DNA:
- a CDS encoding dihydrofolate reductase family protein: protein MGRLIATTQATVDGVVDPVGPWVRPDGDHGDHSFGRQARSAGLVLGRRTYEGLAAYWPHQSGRWADMVNALPKHVGSTTLSGPLPWNATALEGPLEESVPALTARADGDLFLHGSGAFAYALAERGLIDVYEVYVNPLVWGRGRLHVLGDRGTVRMALEDVRRFASGVVLLTYRPAP, encoded by the coding sequence ATGGGACGGCTGATCGCGACGACGCAGGCCACCGTCGACGGCGTGGTGGACCCGGTCGGCCCGTGGGTGCGGCCGGACGGCGACCACGGCGACCACTCGTTCGGGCGCCAGGCCCGGTCGGCCGGGCTGGTGCTGGGCCGGAGGACCTACGAGGGGCTGGCCGCGTACTGGCCGCACCAGTCGGGCCGGTGGGCGGACATGGTCAACGCGCTGCCCAAGCACGTCGGCTCGACGACGCTGTCCGGGCCGCTGCCGTGGAACGCGACCGCGCTCGAGGGGCCGCTGGAGGAGTCGGTGCCGGCGCTGACGGCCCGGGCGGACGGCGACCTGTTCCTGCACGGCAGCGGCGCCTTCGCGTACGCCCTCGCGGAGCGCGGCCTGATCGACGTGTACGAGGTCTACGTCAACCCGCTCGTCTGGGGCCGGGGCCGCCTGCACGTGCTGGGCGACCGCGGCACGGTGCGGATGGCGCTCGAGGACGTGCGGCGGTTCGCGTCCGGGGTGGTCCTCCTCACCTACCGCCCGGCGCCGTGA
- a CDS encoding SMP-30/gluconolactonase/LRE family protein — translation MGTRLDQVTDVVAYHGEGPVWSARWGGLRWVDMLAGDVLSLRPDGSVGRRHVGAIAAALRPRRGGGAVIGVERGFALEDADGALHPLGELWRDRSIRMNEGGCDPDGRFYCGSTSGEGRPGAAALHRLDPDGDVRVVVEGLTVSNGLDWSPDGALAYHNDTPSRAIAVYDYDREAGLTGRRVLARLDHLPDGLTVDAEGGVWTALFDGGAVRRYSPRGELDAVIELPARQVTACAFGGAALDELYITTSREGLGPADDPLAGALFRAEPGVRGLPAREFAG, via the coding sequence ATGGGCACGCGGCTCGATCAGGTGACCGACGTCGTCGCGTACCACGGCGAGGGCCCGGTGTGGTCGGCCCGCTGGGGCGGGCTGCGCTGGGTCGACATGCTCGCCGGCGACGTGCTCAGCCTGCGGCCGGACGGCTCGGTGGGGCGCCGGCACGTGGGGGCGATCGCGGCGGCGCTGCGCCCCCGCCGCGGCGGGGGCGCGGTGATCGGCGTAGAGCGGGGCTTCGCGCTGGAGGACGCCGACGGCGCCCTCCACCCGCTCGGCGAGCTGTGGCGCGACCGGTCGATCCGCATGAACGAGGGCGGCTGCGACCCCGACGGCCGCTTCTACTGCGGCTCGACCTCGGGCGAGGGGCGGCCGGGGGCGGCGGCGCTGCACCGCCTCGACCCGGACGGCGACGTGCGCGTCGTCGTGGAGGGGCTGACCGTCTCGAACGGCCTCGACTGGAGCCCGGACGGCGCGCTGGCCTACCACAACGACACGCCGAGCCGCGCGATCGCCGTCTACGACTACGACCGCGAGGCGGGCCTCACCGGGCGCCGCGTCCTCGCGCGGCTCGACCACCTCCCCGACGGCCTGACGGTCGACGCCGAGGGCGGCGTGTGGACCGCGCTGTTCGACGGCGGCGCGGTGCGCCGCTACTCGCCGCGGGGCGAGCTCGACGCCGTCATCGAGCTGCCCGCCCGCCAGGTCACGGCCTGCGCGTTCGGCGGGGCGGCGCTCGACGAGCTGTACATCACCACCTCGCGCGAGGGGCTGGGGCCGGCCGACGACCCGCTCGCCGGCGCGCTCTTCCGCGCCGAGCCCGGCGTGCGCGGCCTGCCGGCCCGCGAGTTCGCGGGCTGA
- a CDS encoding AEC family transporter gives MLAGALARRAGVLRREDGPTLMRVVLTLTLPPLIFTILARADLDRALLLVPVAGLAVHVALLLIVGGAARAWGLERPRAGALVLATSLGNTGFFGLPLIAAAGGGFSPAAAAIYHTLCTSPLTWTSSVALAGAYGAPAERPRPRAREVARAVLVPPTWALLAGLAVNLAGVELPAAAERPLELLGAATLPLVMIYAGLMLRARGLHRVWGELASVTVVRLGLAAALGYAAAAALGLDGDVLRTVVIMSAMPTAMMALVIGSREGLPADVLAGAVVVTTLLATLTLPALRALM, from the coding sequence ATCCTCGCGGGCGCCCTCGCCCGCCGGGCCGGGGTGCTGCGCCGCGAGGACGGGCCGACGCTGATGCGGGTCGTGCTCACCCTGACCCTGCCGCCGCTCATCTTCACGATCCTCGCGCGCGCCGACCTCGACCGCGCGCTGCTGCTGGTGCCGGTGGCGGGCCTCGCCGTCCACGTCGCGCTGCTGCTGATCGTGGGCGGGGCGGCGCGCGCCTGGGGCCTCGAGCGCCCCCGGGCGGGCGCGCTCGTGCTGGCGACCTCGCTCGGCAACACCGGCTTCTTCGGCCTGCCCCTGATCGCCGCCGCCGGCGGCGGGTTCTCGCCGGCGGCGGCGGCGATCTACCACACCCTCTGCACCAGCCCGCTCACCTGGACGTCGTCGGTCGCGCTCGCCGGCGCCTACGGCGCGCCGGCGGAGCGGCCGCGTCCCCGGGCGCGCGAGGTGGCCCGGGCCGTCCTCGTGCCGCCGACCTGGGCGCTGCTGGCCGGCCTGGCCGTCAACCTCGCCGGGGTCGAGCTGCCCGCGGCGGCGGAGCGGCCGCTCGAGCTGCTCGGCGCGGCGACCCTGCCGCTGGTGATGATCTACGCCGGGCTGATGCTGCGGGCCCGGGGCCTGCACCGGGTGTGGGGCGAGCTCGCCTCCGTGACCGTCGTGCGGCTCGGCCTGGCCGCGGCGCTCGGTTACGCGGCCGCCGCGGCGCTGGGGCTCGACGGCGACGTGCTGCGCACCGTCGTGATCATGTCGGCGATGCCGACGGCGATGATGGCCCTGGTGATCGGCTCCCGCGAGGGCCTGCCCGCCGACGTGCTCGCCGGGGCCGTCGTGGTGACCACCCTGCTCGCCACGCTCACGCTGCCCGCGCTGCGCGCGCTGATGTGA
- a CDS encoding MarR family winged helix-turn-helix transcriptional regulator, with translation MERPIDPEVYRQAAELRGSLRRFMRRSEEVAARHGLTPQRHLLLLMVKGAPDGGERASVGDLAERMQLAQNTVTDLVARAEAASLIARERDLRDGRVVHVRLTAEGERRLAATVGALEEDRAALTALVRSFTPGA, from the coding sequence ATGGAGCGACCCATCGATCCGGAGGTCTACCGGCAGGCGGCCGAGCTGCGCGGGTCGCTGCGGCGGTTCATGCGCCGCAGCGAGGAGGTGGCCGCGCGCCACGGCCTCACGCCCCAGCGCCACCTGCTGCTGCTGATGGTGAAGGGCGCGCCCGACGGCGGCGAGCGGGCGAGCGTCGGCGACCTGGCCGAGCGCATGCAGCTCGCCCAGAACACGGTGACCGACCTCGTGGCGCGGGCCGAGGCCGCCAGTCTGATCGCGCGGGAGCGCGACCTGCGGGACGGGCGGGTGGTGCACGTGCGGCTCACGGCCGAGGGAGAGCGACGGCTCGCCGCCACCGTGGGGGCGCTCGAGGAGGACCGCGCGGCGCTGACCGCGCTCGTGCGCTCGTTCACGCCGGGCGCGTAG
- a CDS encoding DUF421 domain-containing protein, producing the protein MPDWPALLAFDAPVLETVLRGTVVFVAIFLLMRLTGQREAGGLGISDVLLVVLVAEAAAGGLGRSSESLADAILLIATIIAWSVAVDAVAYRFPRLAGLLKARPRALVEDGRPNRRLMRRELMTHEELMAQLRLHGVTDLDEVRWAYLEPNGMVSVIRRDGGEPDGPERPEMP; encoded by the coding sequence ATGCCCGACTGGCCCGCCCTCCTCGCGTTCGACGCCCCGGTGCTCGAGACCGTGCTGCGCGGGACGGTCGTGTTCGTCGCCATCTTCCTGCTCATGCGGCTCACCGGCCAGCGGGAGGCCGGCGGGCTCGGGATCAGCGACGTGCTCCTGGTCGTGCTCGTGGCGGAGGCCGCCGCCGGCGGGCTCGGGCGCTCGTCGGAGTCGCTGGCCGACGCCATCCTGCTCATCGCCACGATCATCGCCTGGAGCGTGGCCGTCGACGCCGTCGCCTACCGCTTCCCGCGGCTGGCCGGCCTGCTGAAGGCGCGTCCCCGCGCCCTCGTGGAGGACGGCCGCCCGAACCGCCGGCTGATGCGCCGCGAGCTGATGACCCACGAGGAGCTCATGGCCCAGCTGCGCCTGCATGGCGTGACGGACCTCGACGAGGTGCGCTGGGCCTACCTCGAGCCCAACGGGATGGTCAGCGTCATCCGCCGCGACGGCGGCGAGCCCGACGGGCCGGAGCGGCCCGAGATGCCGTGA